ACAAAGGGTTGTTTCGCGGGCTTCAGTAACCAGAGCAAATTCTGGTACATTGGTTACACCCTTGATCGTTACCCCATCGTTTGTTCGGTAATTAAAACGAGGAATTGCGTGTGACCAGCAGCAATTGACATCGCCATTGTCAGCACCATCGGCACCGGCATGAACCATAAACATCGCATCAATAGAATCGTCATTGTTCAGGTCAAACTGGCGAAAATCAACTAACTGGTCAACTTGCTGGATATTGTCCCGTGCCAGCTGTCCGCCTGTGAAAAGCATGTAATTACCGTCGTAATAACGGGAATAGTTGTAGTTAGAAAGAAACCAGCGATTACCAGCAATTCCCCCGCGTACTGTATAACTTCCATAAGAGTTTTCCAGGAAAAAATCGTTTAAACTGCCTGCTCGATAAGGTTGTCCGTTGTAAACTCCGGTAGAGTACAGCATTGAATCAAAACGAGCTGGTGAGTGTTCAATTGTGTCCGCACGATTGTCCGGGAACTGCATCAAAATCGTAACCGTCTCACAGAAGTCATACCCTTTGAGCCGATTTGGTCCTGGGACCTCAACACCAGGTGGAAAAACTGGGACTGGACCCTTGAACCCTGGTTTGGGTGGCATTGCCAGCGCCAGCCCAGAAACTAAAATCAAAACGAGTTTTCCTTTCATTGCAACTCCTTTAAAATTGACAATAGCAAAACGGTCTATCAGGTCAACTATGAAACTGGTTATCTTTCTATCTTTTCCGCCTCCAATTTTTCCTTTAATGCTTCCAGTTCCTTCTTCAACCGCTCAATTTCCACTCGGATTGAATCAAGCGACTGTTGATACATCATTTTCCCGGTCTGCAACTGAGGTTCAACTTTCTTAAAGATTTCAAGGAGCGAACGGTATATATCGCGTAAAGGAAACTGCGGCTTGAATTCGGTTTTACTACTCATAACCCCTGACCGTATTCCAATTTGAACCTTTATTTTCAGCCGTTTTAGTTGCCGAACAATTACCATTTCAACAACTACTCCCGGACGCGCCCGAACAATCTTACGTAAGCTATCAATATCATGAACTGGCTTGCCATCGAATTCTACAATCACATCTCCTGTTCTTATGCCCGCTTTTACCGCCGGACTATTTTCAATTACATCGCTAATCAACACGCCGTGTTCGATTCCTAAAGCAATAAGCATTGCTGGACTCATATCTTCTGCAATTATGCCAAGCCAACCCTGTGTAAATGGAGCGTTACTGTTCTC
The nucleotide sequence above comes from candidate division WOR-3 bacterium. Encoded proteins:
- a CDS encoding PDZ domain-containing protein; the encoded protein is MSPAMLIALGIEHGVLISDVIENSPAVKAGIRTGDVIVEFDGKPVHDIDSLRKIVRARPGVVVEMVIVRQLKRLKIKVQIGIRSGVMSSKTEFKPQFPLRDIYRSLLEIFKKVEPQLQTGKMMYQQSLDSIRVEIERLKKELEALKEKLEAEKIER